Proteins from one Anopheles nili chromosome 2, idAnoNiliSN_F5_01, whole genome shotgun sequence genomic window:
- the LOC128731504 gene encoding succinate--CoA ligase [GDP-forming] subunit beta, mitochondrial: MAAFASLSKVCTRLAKPTLHRCFRVPTRNLNLLEYQSKKLLEESGVAIQNFRILEGKQDANVLEDFNVNEYVVKAQILAGGRGKGHFDNGFKGGVHITKDRAEVIPLVEKMVGHKLITKQTPKDGILVKKVMVADSINIMRETYVSIVMDRQHNGPVLIASPDGGMDIEAVAEETPDRIKTLPIDITAGISRQQAVEVARFLEFKGPLVEKAADEIAKLYGLFTKVDAVQIEINPLAETDDGRVISVDAKLNFDDNAQFRQKDIFAMEVHEDTDPKEIEASKYNLNYIAMEGNIGCLVNGAGLAMATMDIIKLNGGSPANFLDVGGNVKEDQVLKAFQILTSDENVKAILVNVFGGIVNCATIANGIVNASKTMNLQVPLIVRLEGTNVQAAKQILRQSGLKIQSAIDLDEAAKKAVQSI; this comes from the exons ATGGCTGCGTTCGCTTCGTTGTCGAAAGTTTGCACTCGTTTGGCAAAGCCAACGTTGCACCGG tGTTTCCGTGTTCCCACGCGCAACCTAAACCTGCTCGAGTACCAGAGTAAGAAATTGCTCGAAGAAAGCGGAGTAGCTATACAAAATTTTCGCATTTTGGAAGGAAAGCAAGACGCAAATGTCCTGGAGGATTTTA ATGTGAACGAGTACGTCGTGAAGGCACAGATCCTGGCCGGCGGTCGTGGCAAAGGTCACTTCGATAATGGCTTCAAGGGAGGTGTGCACATCACGAAGGA CCGGGCTGAGGTCATTCCattggtggagaaaatggttGGCCACAAACTCATCACGAAGCAGACGCCCAAGGACGGGATCCTGGTGAAGAAGGTGATGGTGGCGGACAGCATCAACATAATGCGCGAAACGTACGTCTCGATCGTGATGGACCGCCAACATAACGGTCCCGTGCTGATCGCGTCACCAGATGGCGGTATGGACATCGAAGCGGTGGCCGAGGAAACGCCCGATCGTATCAAAACCCTCCCGATCGACATTACCGCCGGAATATCGCGCCAGCAAGCCGTCGAGGTGGCCCGGTTTCTTGAATTTAAGGGCCCACTCGTCGAGAAGGCAGCCGACGAGATTGCGAAGCTGTACGGTCTCTTCACCAAGGTCGACGCGGTTCAGATCGAGATCAATCCGCTCGCGGAAACGGACGACGGGCGGGTCATTTCGGTTGACGCGAAGCTCAACTTCGACGACAACGCGCAGTTCCGGCAGAAGGACATCTTTGCGATGGAGGTGCACGAAGACACCGACCCGAAGGAGATCGAAGCATCCAAGTACAACCTCAACTACATCGCGATGGAAGGCAACATCGGTTGTCTGGTGAATGGGGCTGGTCTCGCGATGGCTACCATGGACATCATCAAGCTGAACGGTGGCAGCCCCGCAAACTTCCTCGATGTGGGCGGCAACGTTAAGGAGGACCAGGTGCTGAAGGCATTCCAGATTCTCACCTCGGACGAAAACGTGAAAGCCATCCTAGTGAACGTGTTCGGAGGCATCGTGAACTGTGCCACGATCGCCAACGGTATTGTGAATGCGTCGAAAACGATGAACCTGCAAGTGCCGCTGATCGTACGACTCGAGGGTACCAACGTGCAGGCCGCGAAACAAATCCTCCGGCAATCGGGCTTGAAAATCCAATCGGCGATCGATCTGGACGAGGCTGCCAAAAAAGCCGTTCAATCGATCTAG